From Fusarium oxysporum f. sp. lycopersici 4287 chromosome 10, whole genome shotgun sequence, the proteins below share one genomic window:
- a CDS encoding hypothetical protein (At least one base has a quality score < 10) has product MSLKNPHFPSSVAFDIIQQAMSSTEIKRNNAIKQCNAVFAFVLTNTAGETDSWHVDLKETGKVGKGPCNNPTVTLLLSEKEFGDIFSNKVNPQKLFMAGKLKIKGDVLKVTKLERILKSDQIVFQIVSTMQRTKSLFFPSKMNNCDNQMS; this is encoded by the exons ATGTCCCTAAAGAACC CCCACTTTCCTTCTTCGGTCGCGTTTGACATAATCCAGCAAGCAATGAGTTCAACGGAGATTAAGCGTAATAATGCAATAAAACAATGCAACGCCGTCTTCGCCTTTGTTTTGACCAACACTGCCGGCGAGACTGATAGTTGGCACGTTGATCTCAAGGAAACCGGCAAGGTTGGGAAAGGTCCTTGCAACAACCCTACTG TGACTCTCTTGCTTTCCGAGAAAGAGTTTGGCGACATATTTTCCAATAAAGTCAACCCACAAAAATTGTTTATGGCTGGAAAACTCAAGATCAAGGGCGATGTACTAAAGGTGACCAAGCTTGAAAGGATTCTTAAGAGCGACCAGATTGTTTTCCAGATTGTAAGCACCATGCAGAGAACAAAGAGCTTATTCTTCCCTTCGAAAATGAATAACTGTGACAATCAGATGTCTTGA
- a CDS encoding hypothetical protein (At least one base has a quality score < 10) translates to MTKNASLEFASHKRINSIGKPGDLLRGPDGTYAIASEAVAACSERSNASCSSNYRPFPSHFSHFEEDDALNTDSLPADTPMYGMRTRSYFSLVASLKKTRAMLRRIGIDIHNSTIGDPTGVCAIANICEPEGADKSGHFLLPNGIVASLDPEDQEYLRRKGAFVFPEARVRDSLVRAYFHYVHPFFPIIDVQDFLHKHESATLDRVSAHLLWSMYLAACNFLVEDVVRAAGYATRKEMKRSIYRKAKALYDMQHEKDRTTLIQAVLLMGFYSSDTEDKTGPWHWIGVAIGLSQTAGLHRNPHSTASRIPQHRQRLWRLIWWSCVHQDVWFSVGMGRPVRINLDDCDTQLPVAADLDALAIGVPDTLREKYLPAGMPDLSKLFVELINLAIIQSNILSTHYRARQIRPKKRAGS, encoded by the exons ATGACAAAGAATGCGAGCCTCGAGTTCGCAAGTCACAAAA GGATCAACAGCATCGGGAAGCCAGGCGACTTATTGAGAGGCCCAGATGGCACCTATGCCATTGCTTCCGAGGCCGTAGCAGCCTGCAGTGAGAGGTCAAATGCGTCATGCTCCAGCAATTATCGCCCATTCCCATCGCATTTCAGCCACTTTGAGGAAGACGACGCGCTGAACACAGACTCACTCCCAGCTGATACGCCTATGTATGGTATGAGAACCCGTTCCTATTTCTCCCTTGTTGCCTCACTCAAGAAAACTCGCGCCATGCTCCGCAGAATTGGGATTGACATCCATAACTCTACCATAGGTGATCCCACAGGCGTTTGCGCAATCGCAAACATTTGCGAACCGGAAGGAGCAGACAAGAGCGGCCACTTTCTTCTCCCAAATGGTATAGTTGCCTCACTCGATCCGGAAGATCAAGAATACTTGCGACGCAAGGGGGCATTCGTATTCCCTGAAGCTCGGGTACGTGATAGCTTGGTTCGAGCATACTTCCATTATGTCCATCCGTTCTTTCCCATTATCGACGTTCAAGACTTTCTTCACAAACATGAAAGCGCCACACTCGATAGGGTTAGTGCTCATCTGTTATGGTCCATGTACCTCGCAGCATGCAAC TTCTTGGTGGAGGACGTAGTTCGGGCAGCTGGATATGCAACTAGAAAGGAAATGAAGCGCTCGATATATCGAAAGGCAAAA GCTCTATACGATATGCAACACGAAAAAGACAGAACCACACTGATACAGGCTGTGCTGCTGATGGGTTTTTACTCATCCGACACTGAAGATAAGACAGGTCCGTGGCATTGGATCGGAGTCGCTATCGGTCTAAGTCAGACAGCTGGACTCCATCGAAACCCTCACTCCACGGCAAGCCGTATACCGCAGCACCGTCAGAGACTCTGGCGTCTTATCTGGTGGTCATGCGTCCATCAAGATGTATGGTTCTCCGTTGGTATGGGCAGGCCAGTACGTATCAACTTGGACGATTGCGACACACAACTACCAGTCGCGGCTGATTTGGATGCGCTAGCAATAGGTGTTCCGGACACACTTCGCGAAAAGTACCTTCCAGCTGGCATGCCCGACTTGTCCAAGCTCTTTGTTGAGTTGATAAACCTCGCAATCATCCAATCAAATATACTATCAACGCATTACCGAGCTCGCCAGATTAGGCCGA AAAAGCGAGCTGGTTCATAA
- a CDS encoding hypothetical protein (At least one base has a quality score < 10): MLRQTSPTANRQALRKRLGGACKACHNRKVRCSLAKSGPPCTNCSLDDKECEPRVRKSQKSVGPSAQQAHSRTSASATLSRQALPESFSLFRSHDQTDDSITVVPSLESELDVRPATSESNRTVLGINSIGKPGDLLRGPDGTYAIASEAVAACSERSNASCSSNYRPFPSHFSHFEEDDALNTDSLPADTPMYGDPTGVCAIANICEPEGADKSGHFLLPNGIVASLDPEDQEYLRRKGAFVFPEARVRDSLVRAYFHYVHPFFPIIDVQDFLHKHESATLDRVSAHLLWSMYLAACNFLVEDVVRAAGYATRKEMKRSIYRKAKALYDMQHEKDRTTLIQAVLLMGFYSSDTEDKTGPWHWIGVAIGLSQTAGLHRNPHSTASRIPQHRQRLWRLIWWSCVHQDVWFSVGMGRPVRINLDDCDTQLPVAADLDALAIGVPDTLREKYLPAGMPDLSKLFVELINLAIIQSNILSTHYRARQIRPKKRAGS, translated from the exons ATGTTGAGGCAAACTTCTCCTACAGCAAACCGACAAGCATTGCGCAAACGTCTTGGAGGCGCTTGTAAGGCCTGCCATAATAGGAAAGTGAGGTGTAGCCTGGCCAAGTCTGGCCCACCCTGCACAAACTGCTCACTGGATGACAAAGAATGCGAGCCTCGAGTTCGCAAGTCACAAAAGTCAGTCGGACCCTCTGCTCAACAAGCGCACTCCAGGACATCCGCCTCGGCTACTCTTTCGCGACAAGCGTTGCCGGAGTCATTCAGTCTCTTTCGTAGCCATGACCAAACAGATGATTCCATAACCGTTGTTCCATCACTAGAATCAGAGCTAGACGTACGTCCGGCGACCAGTGAATCTAATCGTACTGTCCTAGGGATCAACAGCATCGGGAAGCCAGGCGACTTATTGAGAGGCCCAGATGGCACCTATGCCATTGCTTCCGAGGCCGTAGCAGCCTGCAGTGAGAGGTCAAATGCGTCATGCTCCAGCAATTATCGCCCATTCCCATCGCATTTCAGCCACTTTGAGGAAGACGACGCGCTGAACACAGACTCACTCCCAGCTGATACGCCTATGTATG GTGATCCCACAGGCGTTTGCGCAATCGCAAACATTTGCGAACCGGAAGGAGCAGACAAGAGCGGCCACTTTCTTCTCCCAAATGGTATAGTTGCCTCACTCGATCCGGAAGATCAAGAATACTTGCGACGCAAGGGGGCATTCGTATTCCCTGAAGCTCGGGTACGTGATAGCTTGGTTCGAGCATACTTCCATTATGTCCATCCGTTCTTTCCCATTATCGACGTTCAAGACTTTCTTCACAAACATGAAAGCGCCACACTCGATAGGGTTAGTGCTCATCTGTTATGGTCCATGTACCTCGCAGCATGCAAC TTCTTGGTGGAGGACGTAGTTCGGGCAGCTGGATATGCAACTAGAAAGGAAATGAAGCGCTCGATATATCGAAAGGCAAAA GCTCTATACGATATGCAACACGAAAAAGACAGAACCACACTGATACAGGCTGTGCTGCTGATGGGTTTTTACTCATCCGACACTGAAGATAAGACAGGTCCGTGGCATTGGATCGGAGTCGCTATCGGTCTAAGTCAGACAGCTGGACTCCATCGAAACCCTCACTCCACGGCAAGCCGTATACCGCAGCACCGTCAGAGACTCTGGCGTCTTATCTGGTGGTCATGCGTCCATCAAGATGTATGGTTCTCCGTTGGTATGGGCAGGCCAGTACGTATCAACTTGGACGATTGCGACACACAACTACCAGTCGCGGCTGATTTGGATGCGCTAGCAATAGGTGTTCCGGACACACTTCGCGAAAAGTACCTTCCAGCTGGCATGCCCGACTTGTCCAAGCTCTTTGTTGAGTTGATAAACCTCGCAATCATCCAATCAAATATACTATCAACGCATTACCGAGCTCGCCAGATTAGGCCGA AAAAGCGAGCTGGTTCATAA
- a CDS encoding hypothetical protein (At least one base has a quality score < 10): protein MLRQTSPTANRQALRKRLGGACKACHNRKVRCSLAKSGPPCTNCSLDDKECEPRVRKSQKSVGPSAQQAHSRTSASATLSRQALPESFSLFRSHDQTDDSITVVPSLESELDVRPATSESNRTVLGINSIGKPGDLLRGPDGTYAIASEAVAACSERSNASCSSNYRPFPSHFSHFEEDDALNTDSLPADTPMYGMRTRSYFSLVASLKKTRAMLRRIGIDIHNSTIGDPTGVCAIANICEPEGADKSGHFLLPNGIVASLDPEDQEYLRRKGAFVFPEARVRDSLVRAYFHYVHPFFPIIDVQDFLHKHESATLDRVSAHLLWSMYLAACNFLVEDVVRAAGYATRKEMKRSIYRKAKALYDMQHEKDRTTLIQAVLLMGFYSSDTEDKTGPWHWIGVAIGLSQTAGLHRNPHSTASRIPQHRQRLWRLIWWSCVHQDVWFSVGMGRPVRINLDDCDTQLPVAADLDALAIGVPDTLREKYLPAGMPDLSKLFVELINLAIIQSNILSTHYRARQIRPKKRAGS, encoded by the exons ATGTTGAGGCAAACTTCTCCTACAGCAAACCGACAAGCATTGCGCAAACGTCTTGGAGGCGCTTGTAAGGCCTGCCATAATAGGAAAGTGAGGTGTAGCCTGGCCAAGTCTGGCCCACCCTGCACAAACTGCTCACTGGATGACAAAGAATGCGAGCCTCGAGTTCGCAAGTCACAAAAGTCAGTCGGACCCTCTGCTCAACAAGCGCACTCCAGGACATCCGCCTCGGCTACTCTTTCGCGACAAGCGTTGCCGGAGTCATTCAGTCTCTTTCGTAGCCATGACCAAACAGATGATTCCATAACCGTTGTTCCATCACTAGAATCAGAGCTAGACGTACGTCCGGCGACCAGTGAATCTAATCGTACTGTCCTAGGGATCAACAGCATCGGGAAGCCAGGCGACTTATTGAGAGGCCCAGATGGCACCTATGCCATTGCTTCCGAGGCCGTAGCAGCCTGCAGTGAGAGGTCAAATGCGTCATGCTCCAGCAATTATCGCCCATTCCCATCGCATTTCAGCCACTTTGAGGAAGACGACGCGCTGAACACAGACTCACTCCCAGCTGATACGCCTATGTATGGTATGAGAACCCGTTCCTATTTCTCCCTTGTTGCCTCACTCAAGAAAACTCGCGCCATGCTCCGCAGAATTGGGATTGACATCCATAACTCTACCATAGGTGATCCCACAGGCGTTTGCGCAATCGCAAACATTTGCGAACCGGAAGGAGCAGACAAGAGCGGCCACTTTCTTCTCCCAAATGGTATAGTTGCCTCACTCGATCCGGAAGATCAAGAATACTTGCGACGCAAGGGGGCATTCGTATTCCCTGAAGCTCGGGTACGTGATAGCTTGGTTCGAGCATACTTCCATTATGTCCATCCGTTCTTTCCCATTATCGACGTTCAAGACTTTCTTCACAAACATGAAAGCGCCACACTCGATAGGGTTAGTGCTCATCTGTTATGGTCCATGTACCTCGCAGCATGCAAC TTCTTGGTGGAGGACGTAGTTCGGGCAGCTGGATATGCAACTAGAAAGGAAATGAAGCGCTCGATATATCGAAAGGCAAAA GCTCTATACGATATGCAACACGAAAAAGACAGAACCACACTGATACAGGCTGTGCTGCTGATGGGTTTTTACTCATCCGACACTGAAGATAAGACAGGTCCGTGGCATTGGATCGGAGTCGCTATCGGTCTAAGTCAGACAGCTGGACTCCATCGAAACCCTCACTCCACGGCAAGCCGTATACCGCAGCACCGTCAGAGACTCTGGCGTCTTATCTGGTGGTCATGCGTCCATCAAGATGTATGGTTCTCCGTTGGTATGGGCAGGCCAGTACGTATCAACTTGGACGATTGCGACACACAACTACCAGTCGCGGCTGATTTGGATGCGCTAGCAATAGGTGTTCCGGACACACTTCGCGAAAAGTACCTTCCAGCTGGCATGCCCGACTTGTCCAAGCTCTTTGTTGAGTTGATAAACCTCGCAATCATCCAATCAAATATACTATCAACGCATTACCGAGCTCGCCAGATTAGGCCGA AAAAGCGAGCTGGTTCATAA
- a CDS encoding hypothetical protein (At least one base has a quality score < 10): MILACQSIVCIALVPPMQFHLLNSTSSKPLIATLGQHSLDLCMLVANELRKTYFGASLLHQLFSQAQTQIRNRQALQETPKGTRLSMTNFETQTTCLSHGPIQSQDFTNTDIIRNLGSAFTGFEGDLDTDDFAMFCSNFDFHFPTDSPDDAPSSQRIRWYPDLPTED, encoded by the exons ATGATTTTGGCATGTCAGAGTATTGT TTGCATTGCCCTCGTGCCACCTATGCAGTTTCATCTCCTGAATTCGACATCGAGCAAACCACTCATAGCGACACTGGGACAACACAGCCTCGACTTGTGTATGCTTGTCGCTAATGAACTACGGAAGACATACTTTGGAGCATCACTTTTACATCAGCTATTCTCCCAGGCACAGACTCAGATAAGAAATCGGCAGGCCCTGCAAGAGACACCCAAGGGCACTCGTTTATCCATGACGAACTTCGAGACGCAGACGACATGCTTATCGCATGGCCCGATACAAAGCCAGGATTTCACAAATACAGACATCATAAGGAACCTCGGCTCTGCTTTTACAGGGTTCGAAGGTGACCTCGATACAGATGA CTTTGCCATGTTCTGCTCAAATTTTGACTTTCATTTCCCTACGGATTCGCCAGATGATGCTCCTTCGAGCCAGCGCATTAGATGGTATCCAGACTTACCTACAGAGGACTGA
- a CDS encoding oxidoreductase encodes MSQLSQPVALVVGASRGIGRQVAIDLAKNGFKVVVAAKSVSDATKTSPFPPDPNSKQSTITTVAHEIREAGGEATAIQVDTRSPESIKDMIESTVKMYGSLDVLIYNSGAIWWSSVEKTPLKRFQLLSSVNMEGLYATVQAAFPYFERNGWKGRIIVVSPPIYSRFFRGKTAYAMGKVAMSVLTKGLAMDWRREGKKEMAITSIWPAVGIQSAATPDPELLSELRTPTIFSDAILEMLRTPPEQISGCLELDEDFLRKKGVTDFSKYSVVPGANPRRMLPATLPVLTVPEEDEEVFRVDSTKSKSNL; translated from the exons ATGTCTCAACTATCGCAACCTGTCGCCCTGGTCGTTGGCGCATCTCGCGGCATTGGCCGTCAAGTAGCTATTGACCTGGCTAAAAATGGGTTCAAAG TCGTTGTGGCAGCTAAATCCGTTAGCGATGCGACAAAGACGTCTCCTTTCCCCCCCGACCCAAATTCTAAACAGTCAACTATTACCACTGTAGCTCACGAAATCCGTGAAGCTGGCGGAGAAGCAACGGCGATCCAGGTTGATACGAGAAGTCCTGAAAGCATCAAGGATATGATTGAGTCCACGGTGAAAATGTACGGATCACTGGATGTGTTGATTTATAACTCAGGTGCCATTTGGTGGTCCTCGGTTGAAAAAACGCCCCTAAAGCGCTTCCAGCTCCTTTCCAGTGTGAACATGGAAGGCCTATACGCTACCGTCCAGGCTGCGTTTCCGTATTTCGAGCGTAACGGCTGGAAGGGCCGGATCATAGTAGTCAGCCCACCCATCTACTCTCGCTTCTTCAGAGGAAAGACAGCGTATGCAATGGGAAAGGTCGCAATGTCTGTACTTACAAAAGGATTGGCCATGgactggagaagagaaggtaAGAAAGAAATGGCCATCACCAGCATCTGGCCTGCTGTG GGTATTCAATCAGCAGCAACGCCTGACCCAGAGCTGCTGTCTGAATTGAGAACGCCG ACAATCTTCTCGGATGCCATCCTAGAGATGCTCAGGACGCCTCCAGAACAGATCAGCGGATGtcttgagcttgacgaaGATTTCCTCCGTAAGAAAGGAGTAACTGATTTCTCCAAATACAGCGTGGTGCCTGGGGCAAATCCGCGACGGATGCTCCCAGCTACACTTCCAGTATTAACAGTGCcggaagaggacgaggaggtgTTTCGCGTTGATAGCACAAAGTCAAAATCCAATTTATAG